From Humibacter ginsenosidimutans, a single genomic window includes:
- a CDS encoding thiolase family protein, with protein sequence MAERADVLFVDGVRTPFGRAGEKGVYWNTRADDLAVKSIVGLLERNPGLPKDRVDDVAIAATTQQGDQGLTLGRSAAILAGLPTTVPGFAIDRMCAGAMTAVTTTGSGIAFGQYEVVIAGGVEHMGHHPMGQGVDPNPRFVAERLVDPAALNMGNTAERLHDRYPELTKERSDRFGMRSQQKVAAAYAAGNIQPDLVPVSYRTEEGWGLATEDQGMRPETTMEGLATLKTPFRPHGRVTAGNASPLTDGATAALLTSSRAAKEFGLTPKMRMVSFGFAGVEPEVMGLGPIPSTERALKNAGLSIDDIGLFELNEAFAVQVLSLLDHFGIDDDDPRVNPWGGAIAIGHPLAASGVRLMIQLARQFEQHPEVRYGLTAMCVGLGQGGSVIWENPHHKKYGK encoded by the coding sequence GTGGCCGAAAGAGCTGACGTTCTGTTCGTCGACGGGGTGCGTACCCCGTTCGGACGCGCGGGCGAGAAGGGCGTGTACTGGAACACGCGAGCCGACGATCTGGCGGTGAAGTCGATCGTCGGACTGCTGGAACGCAATCCTGGACTGCCCAAGGACAGGGTCGACGATGTGGCGATAGCTGCGACGACGCAACAGGGCGACCAGGGGCTCACTCTCGGACGCTCCGCCGCGATCCTGGCCGGACTTCCGACGACCGTGCCCGGGTTCGCCATCGACCGCATGTGCGCTGGCGCGATGACCGCAGTGACGACCACCGGCTCGGGCATCGCCTTCGGCCAGTACGAGGTGGTGATCGCGGGCGGTGTCGAACACATGGGACATCACCCCATGGGTCAGGGCGTCGACCCGAACCCCCGGTTCGTGGCCGAGCGACTCGTCGATCCGGCTGCGCTCAACATGGGCAACACGGCCGAGCGGCTGCACGATCGCTATCCCGAGCTGACGAAGGAGCGCTCCGACCGGTTCGGGATGCGCAGCCAGCAGAAGGTGGCCGCGGCGTACGCGGCGGGCAACATCCAGCCCGACCTGGTGCCGGTGTCGTACCGCACCGAGGAGGGCTGGGGCCTCGCCACCGAAGACCAGGGGATGCGCCCCGAGACCACCATGGAGGGCCTCGCCACCCTGAAGACCCCGTTCCGTCCGCACGGGCGAGTCACCGCTGGCAATGCCTCCCCCCTGACAGATGGCGCCACCGCTGCACTGCTCACCTCCTCTCGCGCGGCGAAGGAATTCGGGCTCACCCCGAAGATGCGCATGGTGTCGTTCGGATTCGCCGGTGTCGAGCCCGAGGTGATGGGTCTCGGTCCCATCCCCTCCACGGAACGTGCGCTGAAGAACGCCGGACTGAGCATCGACGACATCGGACTCTTCGAGCTGAACGAGGCGTTCGCCGTGCAGGTGCTGAGCCTGCTCGACCACTTCGGCATCGACGACGACGACCCCAGGGTGAACCCGTGGGGCGGCGCGATCGCGATCGGGCATCCTCTCGCCGCCAGCGGCGTTCGACTGATGATCCAGTTGGCCCGTCAGTTCGAGCAGCACCCCGAGGTGCGTTACGGCCTCACCGCGATGTGCGTGGGGCTCGGCCAGGGCGGCTCCGTCATCTGGGAGAACCCGCACCACAAGAAGTACGGAAAGTGA
- a CDS encoding DUF3159 domain-containing protein, translated as MTGSNEPASPERPTADAERGDEAAGELGKVLGEAAGRSGLAALQSGETPTGKALFDAMGGVRGMCETVLPGLLFLIPFTVLTSIDQPWAKQLAMPVSLGASVLVALVFTMIRVVTKTQVTQAVAGLVGVAASAILALLTGNAANNFLLGFAIDGAYALAVLISMLVGWPALGLIVGYLMGDGVAWRNDRAKRRAMQVLTACWLALFAGRLAVQLPLYFAGLTVALGFTKLLMGLPLYATLVLVSWLVARAVYPPKAAEEPSAG; from the coding sequence GTGACCGGCTCGAACGAGCCGGCATCGCCCGAACGGCCCACTGCCGACGCCGAGCGTGGCGACGAGGCTGCCGGCGAGCTGGGCAAGGTGCTCGGCGAGGCTGCGGGAAGATCCGGCCTCGCCGCACTGCAGTCGGGGGAGACCCCGACGGGGAAAGCCCTGTTCGATGCCATGGGCGGCGTGCGCGGGATGTGCGAGACCGTGCTTCCCGGGCTGCTGTTCCTCATCCCCTTCACCGTGCTCACCAGCATCGACCAGCCGTGGGCGAAGCAGCTCGCGATGCCGGTCTCCCTCGGGGCATCCGTGCTCGTGGCCCTGGTGTTCACCATGATCCGTGTCGTCACGAAGACACAGGTGACCCAGGCGGTCGCCGGCCTGGTCGGCGTGGCCGCTTCGGCTATCCTCGCTCTGCTCACCGGCAATGCCGCCAACAACTTCTTGCTCGGTTTCGCCATCGACGGCGCCTACGCTCTGGCCGTGCTGATCTCGATGCTGGTCGGCTGGCCGGCGCTCGGACTGATCGTCGGATACCTCATGGGCGACGGCGTCGCCTGGCGCAACGACCGGGCGAAGCGGCGTGCGATGCAGGTGCTGACGGCATGCTGGCTCGCGCTGTTCGCCGGCAGGCTCGCCGTGCAGCTGCCCCTCTACTTCGCCGGGCTCACGGTCGCGCTCGGCTTCACGAAGCTCCTGATGGGGCTGCCGCTGTACGCGACGCTCGTGCTGGTGTCGTGGCTGGTCGCACGAGCCGTCTACCCGCCGAAGGCGGCCGAGGAGCCGTCCGCCGGCTGA
- the dxs gene encoding 1-deoxy-D-xylulose-5-phosphate synthase produces MTLLETIRGPRDLDALSKEQLSQLAEEVRDFLVANVAKTGGHLGPNLGVVELTIAMHRVFDSPRDAIVFDTGHQAYVHKLLTGRQDFSTLRQTGGLAGYPQRGESEHDIVESSHASSSLSWADGISRAFTMTGQRDRFVIAVVGDGALTGGMTWEALNNISDDNDRRLIIIVNDNGRSYAPTIGGMARFLNTVRTRRGYKSLYLTSRAAFDKLGGPGRAMYRGIRGGVHGFLSRFSNNEALYSNLDIKYIGPVQGHDIDALTEALEQAKAYDAPVIVHAITEKGRGYEPARRDDADQFHSVNPIDPETGVPIQRASGVMWPAVFADEILRLAEKDHRLVGITAAMLRPVGLHRFAERFPTRVIDVGIAEQHAATSAAGMAFGGLHPVVALYATFMNRAFDQVLMDVGLHKAGVTFVLASAGVTGPDGPSHHGIWDLATLQVVPGIRIAAPRDGERLREELAEAVAVQDAPTVVRYPKGAVPDPIVALRRSADGVDVLAEDPAHDVLIVAVGAMASTALDVARRLGAQGIGCTVVDPRWVVPVPKSVITMSADHRLVVCIEDGIRVGGIGTRIRQDLREAGVDTAVTEVGLPDEYLEHGSRADIMERSGMTPQHIAHDVMGMVLGSKLPYARGVSNDTGSQPVIASRD; encoded by the coding sequence ATGACCCTTCTCGAGACGATCAGAGGTCCTCGCGACCTCGACGCTCTCTCGAAGGAGCAACTCTCCCAACTGGCGGAGGAGGTGCGCGATTTCCTCGTCGCCAATGTCGCCAAGACCGGCGGCCATCTCGGTCCGAACCTCGGCGTCGTCGAACTCACGATCGCCATGCACCGGGTCTTCGATTCGCCCAGGGATGCCATCGTGTTCGACACCGGACACCAGGCGTACGTGCACAAGCTGCTCACCGGGAGGCAGGACTTCTCCACGCTCCGCCAGACCGGCGGCCTGGCCGGTTACCCCCAGCGAGGCGAGTCGGAGCACGACATCGTCGAGTCCTCTCATGCCTCGAGTTCGCTCTCGTGGGCGGACGGCATCTCACGCGCGTTCACGATGACGGGGCAGCGCGACCGCTTCGTGATCGCCGTCGTCGGAGACGGCGCGCTCACGGGCGGCATGACATGGGAAGCGCTCAACAACATCAGCGACGACAACGACCGCCGTCTGATCATCATCGTGAACGACAACGGTCGTTCCTACGCTCCGACCATCGGCGGCATGGCCCGCTTTCTGAACACCGTGCGCACCCGCCGCGGCTACAAGAGCCTGTATCTCACCTCGCGCGCGGCCTTCGACAAGCTCGGCGGACCGGGACGCGCGATGTACCGCGGCATCCGCGGCGGGGTCCACGGGTTCCTCTCCCGGTTCTCGAACAACGAGGCCCTGTACTCGAACCTCGACATCAAGTACATCGGCCCCGTCCAGGGTCACGACATCGACGCGCTGACCGAGGCCCTTGAACAGGCCAAGGCGTACGACGCGCCCGTCATCGTGCACGCCATCACGGAGAAGGGGCGCGGATACGAGCCCGCGCGCCGTGACGACGCCGACCAGTTCCACAGCGTCAACCCCATCGATCCGGAGACGGGCGTACCCATCCAGCGCGCCTCCGGCGTCATGTGGCCCGCCGTCTTCGCCGATGAGATCCTGCGGCTCGCCGAGAAGGATCACCGGCTCGTCGGCATCACGGCGGCCATGCTCCGCCCTGTCGGCCTCCATCGGTTCGCCGAGCGGTTCCCGACGCGCGTGATCGACGTGGGCATCGCCGAACAGCACGCCGCCACGAGCGCCGCCGGTATGGCCTTCGGCGGCCTGCATCCGGTCGTCGCGCTCTATGCGACCTTCATGAACCGCGCGTTCGATCAGGTGCTGATGGACGTCGGACTCCACAAGGCCGGCGTCACCTTCGTTCTCGCGAGCGCCGGCGTCACGGGCCCGGACGGTCCGAGCCACCACGGCATCTGGGATCTCGCAACGCTGCAGGTGGTGCCCGGCATCCGCATCGCGGCGCCGCGCGACGGCGAGCGCCTGCGCGAAGAGCTCGCCGAGGCGGTGGCGGTGCAGGATGCCCCCACCGTCGTCCGCTACCCGAAGGGAGCCGTTCCCGATCCCATCGTCGCTCTGCGCCGCAGCGCTGACGGCGTCGACGTGCTGGCTGAGGACCCCGCGCACGACGTGCTGATCGTCGCGGTCGGGGCCATGGCATCCACAGCACTGGACGTCGCACGGCGACTCGGCGCCCAGGGCATCGGCTGTACCGTCGTGGACCCGCGCTGGGTGGTGCCCGTGCCGAAGAGCGTGATCACGATGTCGGCGGACCACCGCCTGGTCGTCTGCATCGAGGACGGAATCAGAGTCGGCGGAATCGGTACGCGCATCCGGCAGGACCTGCGTGAGGCGGGCGTGGACACCGCGGTCACCGAGGTGGGCCTGCCCGACGAGTACCTCGAGCACGGCTCACGAGCCGACATCATGGAACGATCCGGAATGACTCCCCAGCACATCGCGCACGACGTGATGGGCATGGTGCTGGGCTCCAAGCTTCCCTATGCGCGTGGAGTCTCCAACGACACCGGCAGCCAGCCGGTCATTGCGTCGCGGGACTGA
- a CDS encoding 3-hydroxyacyl-CoA dehydrogenase NAD-binding domain-containing protein has translation MTDYSTIDFSDLLAFADDEVVTHSYVRDVRLPSGKVLALVTLDNGRDHTRPNTFGPVGLLELAKTFDDLTARAARGEIHAVATTGKPFILAAGADLSKVAEVPSRDIAKKLAQLGHFVLSKQAKFGVPSFVFINGLALGGGLELPLNADYRTIDSSAAGIALPEVFLGLIPGWGGTFLLPNLIGIENALRVVIENPLKQNRMLKAKDAFDLGIADRIFSPVNFLEDSIRFVDGVLTGSEKVERKNTPGKLERLAKWDIAIKIARDSVASKLGTVPRSPFKALDLLKAAKSGDKEACFALEDDALADLIAGDQLQASIYSFNLVQKRAKRPAGAPDKALAKKVTKVGVLGAGYMASQFALLFLRRLQVPVVITDVDQERVDKGVAYIVDEIGKLQDKGRVSSDEANRLRALIHGTTDKSEFAECDWVIEAVFEELGVKQDVFAEMEKIVAPDAVLATNTSSLSVDAIGAKLAHPERLVGFHFFTPVAVMPLIEVVKAPKTDDATLSTAMVTAARLKKNAVITADTPGFVVNRVLAKLLGEAMYAVDQGTPFETVDKAIAPLGLPMAPSVLLDLVGLKVGAHVLDTHHAAFPDRFYRSENLHKLADYGKLLEKDAKGNVKGFDKGALKSITTGSSPLSEEQILTRLQDGLADEIHRMLADDHVVAAPEDIDLCMILGAGFPFQMGGVTPYLDRVGASERAFGDTFHHPVIRGVGA, from the coding sequence GTGACCGACTATTCGACGATCGACTTCTCCGATCTGCTCGCCTTCGCCGACGACGAGGTCGTCACCCACAGCTATGTGCGCGACGTCCGGCTTCCGTCCGGCAAGGTGCTCGCCCTCGTGACTCTCGACAACGGACGGGACCACACCCGACCGAACACCTTCGGTCCCGTGGGGCTGCTCGAGCTGGCGAAGACCTTCGACGACCTGACGGCCAGGGCGGCAAGGGGCGAGATCCACGCCGTGGCCACGACGGGCAAGCCGTTCATCCTCGCTGCCGGTGCAGACCTCTCGAAGGTCGCCGAGGTTCCGAGCCGTGACATCGCCAAGAAGCTCGCGCAGCTCGGACACTTCGTGCTGAGCAAGCAGGCGAAGTTCGGCGTCCCGAGCTTCGTGTTCATCAACGGCCTGGCGTTGGGCGGTGGGCTCGAGCTGCCGTTGAACGCCGACTACCGCACGATCGACTCGTCGGCGGCCGGCATCGCGCTCCCCGAGGTGTTCCTGGGTCTCATCCCCGGGTGGGGCGGCACGTTCCTGCTGCCGAACCTGATCGGCATCGAGAACGCGCTCAGGGTCGTCATCGAGAACCCGCTCAAGCAGAACCGCATGCTGAAGGCGAAGGATGCCTTCGACCTCGGCATCGCCGATCGCATCTTCTCGCCGGTGAACTTCCTCGAAGACTCGATCCGATTCGTCGACGGTGTGCTGACCGGCAGCGAGAAGGTCGAGCGCAAGAACACGCCGGGCAAGCTGGAACGGCTCGCCAAGTGGGACATCGCGATCAAGATCGCGCGGGACTCCGTTGCCTCGAAGCTCGGTACGGTGCCACGGTCGCCGTTCAAGGCGCTCGACCTGCTGAAGGCGGCGAAGAGCGGCGACAAGGAGGCGTGCTTCGCGCTGGAAGACGACGCCCTCGCCGACCTGATCGCGGGCGACCAGCTGCAGGCATCCATCTACTCGTTCAACCTCGTGCAGAAGCGGGCGAAGCGGCCGGCAGGCGCGCCGGACAAGGCCCTCGCGAAGAAGGTGACGAAGGTCGGCGTGCTCGGCGCAGGCTACATGGCCAGCCAGTTCGCGCTGCTGTTCCTCCGGCGACTCCAGGTGCCCGTCGTCATCACCGATGTCGACCAGGAACGTGTCGACAAGGGCGTCGCCTACATCGTCGACGAGATCGGCAAGCTCCAGGACAAGGGACGCGTGTCGTCCGATGAGGCGAACCGGCTGCGGGCACTCATCCACGGAACGACCGACAAGAGCGAGTTCGCCGAGTGCGACTGGGTGATCGAGGCGGTCTTCGAGGAGCTCGGTGTGAAGCAGGATGTCTTCGCCGAGATGGAGAAGATCGTGGCGCCCGATGCTGTGCTGGCCACCAACACGTCGAGCCTGTCGGTCGACGCGATCGGGGCCAAGCTCGCGCATCCGGAGCGACTGGTGGGCTTCCACTTCTTCACCCCCGTCGCGGTCATGCCGCTGATCGAGGTCGTGAAGGCACCGAAGACGGATGACGCCACGCTCTCGACCGCGATGGTCACTGCGGCCAGGCTCAAGAAGAATGCGGTGATCACGGCCGACACACCCGGTTTCGTCGTGAACCGAGTGCTCGCGAAGCTCCTCGGCGAGGCGATGTACGCCGTCGACCAGGGCACGCCGTTCGAGACCGTCGACAAGGCGATCGCTCCCCTGGGCCTTCCGATGGCTCCATCGGTGCTGCTCGACCTGGTCGGCCTCAAGGTCGGCGCGCACGTGCTCGACACTCACCACGCCGCGTTCCCCGACCGGTTCTACCGCAGCGAGAACCTGCACAAGCTCGCCGACTACGGCAAGCTGCTGGAGAAGGACGCCAAGGGCAACGTGAAGGGCTTCGACAAGGGAGCCCTGAAGTCGATCACCACCGGCTCGAGCCCGCTGTCGGAGGAGCAGATCCTCACCAGGCTGCAGGATGGATTGGCGGACGAGATCCACCGGATGCTCGCCGACGACCATGTCGTGGCCGCGCCGGAGGACATCGACCTGTGCATGATCCTCGGTGCAGGCTTCCCGTTCCAGATGGGTGGCGTCACGCCGTACCTCGACCGTGTGGGTGCGAGCGAGCGAGCGTTCGGCGACACCTTCCACCACCCGGTGATCAGGGGCGTCGGCGCGTAA